The Fusarium fujikuroi IMI 58289 draft genome, chromosome FFUJ_chr01 sequence TTCTTCGTGCGAGTCCACTCGTCAAGACCAGCAGATGCACCAAAACGGCCATATCCACTAGCCTTTGCTCCTCCATGAGGCAGACCGCTCTCATCGTGAATACTCATATTGTTGATATGGACAGCACCTGTCTCGATCTCGCGAGCAATTCGGAGGCCTCTCTGGAGGTCAGATGTGAAAACAGCAGAGCTCAAGCCGTACTCGGTATCGTTGGCGATCTTGAtggcctcctcctccgtctcAATAGCCATCAGAGAAACTGTAGGGCCAAAGGACTCCGACTTATAAATGTCCATTTCTGTGGTGACATCTCTCACAACAATTGGTCTCATACGGGTCTTGCTTGACTCTTCGACATCAGGGTTTCCGTGAACCAGGGAGGCACCCTTAGAAATGGCATCCTTGATCAaggccttgttcttttcaACAGGAGCCGATGCCACAAGAACAGGTGCGTCCGCCTTAGAGGAGAAGACTTGTTCGATGGTTGctgacagcttcttctcaaactcgtCCTTGACATTCTTGTGCACAAGGATCCTTTCGGTAGACATGCAGACTTGCCCCGAGTTCATGAACGCTCCAAGGGTGCATTGCAGCGCGGCGAGATCGAGGTCCGCATCCTCCCATACGATAGCTGGGGCCTTGCCACCCAACTCCAATATAACAGGTTTGAGGTTCTCGCCTGCAAGTTTACCGATGATACGGCCAACAGGTGTGCTGCCAGTGaagttgatcttcttgacttcAGGGTGCTCAATCAATGCGGCGGTGACTGCTGCAGCATTGGCTCTCTCGTGAAAGATGACGTTAAGGACACCATCAGGGAGTCCTGCCTCTCTGAAAACATCGGCAATAGCCCAGAGTGTTCGAGGAGAAACCTCACTGGCCTTGAAGACCACTGTGTTACCAGCGGCCATGGGGAAAACAACAGATCTTGTGCCGAGAATATAAGGGGCGTTCCTGGATTGACATGTTAGTCACTCCTGAGACTCATCCGGGTACGAGAAACGTACCATGGCGCAATTGCTACAACGACACCATAAGGCTCTCTCAAGACGAGAGCGGTTGTGTTGGGATCCGACACAGTGGGAATGGCGCCCTCCAGTGTTCCTATACGACCGGCAACTTCCTTCAGATGGCTAATGCCTGTGCTGATATCGAAATCGGCCCAGGTAGCATCGCTGCCAGTCTCTGACATGGAGTACTTGCGCAGCTCATCACGTCGCTTTTCCATAATCTCGGCGGCCTTGAGAAAGAGATCCCGGCGCTCACTAGGCCTTGTCTTGCGCCATGACTTgaaagcctcagcagcagcctcgacAGCAGCATTGGCATCCTTGACGTCAGCACTGTGGTAGCGGTGGACGACCTCGCCGCTGGCGGGAGACACGACATCAACAGCCCTTTCACTGGTGTGATCGCTGCCGTTGATGAGGAAAGGCACAGTATGAAGCTTGgtcgccatgatgaagacagGGAGGGTATCAAGTTTCAGATTAGAGAGTAGGTGATATTGTAGTCAGGCTGGATGGGGCGACAGTCGGGCAGGATGACTGTTTATATAGGCGGTTTCGACGAGAGAAAGCCCATGAAAAGAACGTAACTTGCTACTGGTACATTGTAGTCTACTATGCATCCTTAGCATATAGCAGTGCATGTGGGATAGCTTAGTGATGCGGATCGGCTCCTCCACTTGGAAGAAAGAGGTAAGAGACGCACAGAAGGAGGAGTAGGATCCCCTAGACACTAGTACACAGCCCCGCATATTGAGTGTGGGCGACCCGCGGAATAAGAGGGGGATCCTGAATTGTGGTGTTGTTCGGCACTTTCACCGGGTTTGGACTGGAGATCGCCATTTGACAAGTAGCATGGCGTAGATAGATCAAGTAGCCATGTCCGAGGCTTGTCTAGCGTGGGAAGTGACTCCAATTGCATTGGCATTCCCGATAATTTGGAATATTTGAACGATGTTCACTTATAAGGACCGTGGAAGGTTTCGGAAAGGAACAGGAAGAGCCGATCACTAACGGATATTTCCCGCCTCGCCTTTAAAATATTGCTGGCTTTTGATGTCCATCAGGCCAGGGTCCACGACTTGGGCGGCCCGAAACAGAAATGCAGGGTCGAGCCTGGAAATGTAGACTGCGCTTTCAGATTTGTAAGAGGGTATCAGTTATGTATCAGCCAAGTTTGAATAACGCATGTCCAGCAGGTATGTAATAAAACGCATCATGACTGTTGCATCGAATTTGGATCCAGGAAAGGCTGAGAAACATCCGTTGTTCGAATGCGAAGAGTTTCTACAGACACAGAGCGTCAGAACCgtgtctcatcaacaaccaacacTATTCCCTTGATCAACCCACCGATTTCTGGCATCGATCCTGGAATTACAAAGTGGACCTCTGCTTTGAATCGCGGACAATGCACATCTTGGCCAGGGCGTTGGGGAGCGGGTTTGAGCTGACGCTTGACCGACTGACGAGGCTTGTCAGTttcagacatgatgaagtgTTTGAGGAAGGGTGATTatgattgttgatgaagaacaaTGTGTGAAGAAAAGATAAGTGGTTTTTATgcaaaaagcaaagatgatTGATTATCTGACGCAAGTAAGGCAGGGAGGGAGATATGTTTTTAGCAGGATGCGCTCAGAGCATTCAGTGTATAGTGGTTGAGCCTGATTGGCTTAGCAGCTCATGCCCTTCATTGGAAGGACAAATAGCATTTGCGACTTGATGGACGGATTCCAAGGTACTATCACCATTATGTGATTTCAAATTACCATTACAGTTAGAGATGACAGTTTGCAGTGGTTTCATCCCtagaagaagttgaggttTAGATGATGAAAGGGCCGGTTCGGATTCAATGCAATACCAAGATATACTACTCAGCACATCGTCACacttttctcttctcgacTTGTAGATACCACTACCGGAAGgaataaaatagtttatctataatatgAGAAGGTCATCAACAGTAGTtccctcttgtctcttctttcttttggttACACTCTTGTCAGCATCATGTGATGAGATGGTGGAACTCATAAATACGAGATGATCACATTACATAGGTAGTACTCAGCGTCCAAGCCTTGTATCGCCAACCAAACATTTTTACGAAATTACCTGAGTTCCAAATCGTCGCGCAGCATATTCTTCTTTCAGGACCTCATTTGAGTATATCCAATTGCCATATCTTTGAGTTGGGCCCcatatcatcatgatcataGGCCTCGGCTGAATAATGCATACATCACGTGAGTGTTGATGACCCGCCAATCAGAGACTTCAATCCCCGCCGTAGGGATAATTTTCTAGGCCTGCCCCGCTCGTCTCCAGTTTGTCAGGTCGCTCAAAAGTCGTTGCATGAGGCAACAACGGTGAAAGAGTACCGTTTCTGTACCTTGCTGCACCTTCCCAGTTAAGATTGTCAAGCGAATTACTCTTTTCACGGAAGGACGGTGAAAAAAGCTGGTAATTGGCCAGGCCAATTAGCCACTCACATTCGAGTCGCCTTTTTTCGCACCTTGAAACCAGCGAAAAGCAATCTTCTCCCTAACAAACAAACCCCTCTCCTCCGTAGTCGGCCTTTGCTCACGCGCATTGTCTTTGCCAACACACGACGCGCCCACTCAGCGCCGCGACCCGAAATATCCATATCAACTCTCAACACCGACACCGGCACCGGCCGGTCAACGAACTCCGGGTATTTGCTTTTCGAAGCCTCCGATCCTTTGATTGCCCGTGTCCGTGTCCGTCTCGGCGCCGCTGCATCCTCGCATCATCCCGTCGCGTTCTTCCTCCGGGCCTCCGGCTCAGGGCATCGTCCCTATGGACGGTTCCATGATGGCTGGTGGGGCGGCCTCGATGAGTCCTACGAGCCCTGTCAGCTCCCGCCATGGTCATGGCCATGGGAACAGCAATGGCACCAACAAGCGCAAGAGGAGCAGCATGGTTGGCATTGAAAGTAGCCCAGGCAGTAATCTTGACGATCACGATgctgagcaggagaagaagcgccaGCCTGGCGTCAAAAGGGCCTGCAACGAGTGTCGACAGCAAAAGGTGAGTCAACCTCCGAGAACAGACCGTCTAGATACCATTGTACTGAACAGAATTTTCCAATAGCTCCGATGCGACGTGGTGCAAGACCCTTTCCAAAGTTGCTCTCGGTGCAATCGCCTGAAACTAGAGTGCAAAATTGAATCAAACTTCAAGAGAGTAGGCAAAAGATCCAAGCACGCCGAaatggagaaggagatcgaTCGACTGCGTCGCAGTCTTGCTCACGCAAAGTCTCAGGGCTTCACTCCAGAAGCAGATGACGATATGGACTCTCCCATTGCTGCGAGTAACCCTACCTATACTCACACTCACACCCGAAATCCTTCTTTAATGGGTTCTGACGAAGCTGTCTCGTCCCTGCTTCATCTCAAGCGCGGCGGGAACTACAACGTGCCACGATATTCACACGAACTAGAAAACGTCAAGCTAACGGAAGAAGATGTCAACAACCTCTTCCGACAGTTCTGGGCTTTCTACCATCAATTCCTACCCTTCCTCAACCCTTCACAGGCACCTGATCTCTTCTACCAACAGCAtcccctcctcttctgg is a genomic window containing:
- a CDS encoding related to aldehyde dehydrogenase, encoding MATKLHTVPFLINGSDHTSERAVDVVSPASGEVVHRYHSADVKDANAAVEAAAEAFKSWRKTRPSERRDLFLKAAEIMEKRRDELRKYSMSETGSDATWADFDISTGISHLKEVAGRIGTLEGAIPTVSDPNTTALVLREPYGVVVAIAPWNAPYILGTRSVVFPMAAGNTVVFKASEVSPRTLWAIADVFREAGLPDGVLNVIFHERANAAAVTAALIEHPEVKKINFTGSTPVGRIIGKLAGENLKPVILELGGKAPAIVWEDADLDLAALQCTLGAFMNSGQVCMSTERILVHKNVKDEFEKKLSATIEQVFSSKADAPVLVASAPVEKNKALIKDAISKGASLVHGNPDVEESSKTRMRPIVVRDVTTEMDIYKSESFGPTVSLMAIETEEEAIKIANDTEYGLSSAVFTSDLQRGLRIAREIETGAVHINNMSIHDESGLPHGGAKASGYGRFGASAGLDEWTRTKNITFRN